GCGCGCATTGGCGGCGATGAGTTTGTGGTGCTGCTCGGTGACCTTGGACCCGATGCCGAAACCACTGTCAGCGCCGTGGCCGTCAAGTGCATCGATGTCTTGAGTACGCCGTTTTATCTGGCCGGTACGGTTTGCGTGGTAGGCGTGTCGATCGGAATTTCCTGGGGTGACGGAAACAGTTCTGAAAGCTCATTGCTACTGGCTGCGGATCGGGTCATGTACCAGGTCAAGAAAACCGGCCGGGGCCGGTTCTTGAGTTCCAGGGTCTGACTAGACCCTGACTAGACCGAAAAGCGCGATACCAGCCTGTTCAGGTCAACGGCCAACTGCGAGAGCTCGTTACTGGCAATCGAGGTCTGGCTTGCAGCCGATGAACTCTGCACTGAAAGGTCACGAATACTCACCAGGTTCACATCGACGGAGCGGGCGACTTGCGCCTGTTGTTCCGAGGCGGTGGCGATCAGCATGTTGCGTTCGTTGATGTCGGAGATCGACGCAGTAATCTGCTTGATCGCGGCGCCGGCTTCATGAGCAATCAACAAGGTAGAACCGGCTTCAGCGCTGCTTTGCTGCATGGACTGCACTGCTCGTGTGGAGTCTTTCTGGATGCCCTGGATCATCTGCTCGATTTCCTGGGTCGACGACTGGGTGCGGTGCGCCAACGCTCGCACTTCATCGGCAACAACTGCAAAACCTCGACCTTGTTCGCCAGCCCGTGCGGCTTCGATGGCGGCGTTCAGCGCCAGCAGGTTGGTCTGCTCGGCAATCGAGCGAATCACGTCCAGCACCTTGGCAATGTTTTGCGCCTGGTTGGCGAGGCCTTCGACTTCGATACCGGTCTGCGAGACTGTCGCGCTCAGTTTCTCCAGCGATTCAATGGTCTGGCCTACGCGCTCCTGGCCTGTGCGGGCAGAACGCTCCGATTCCTGGGTGGAATGCGAGGCCGACACGGCATTGCGTGCGACTTCTTCAACCGCAGCGGTCATCTCGTTGACCGCTGCCGCGGCTTGCTCGGTTTCCATGGTCTGACGCTGAATGCCAGCGGTGGACTCCTTGGTGATCGAGCTCATTTCCTCGGCTGCCGACGCCAGTTGTCCGGATGAATCGGAGATATGCTGGATCGTCCCTTTAAGGCTGGCGAGCATTGCGGCTGTCGCGCTTTGCAGTTCGGTGATTTCGTCCGCGCCATTGACGGCAACAGGGGTGCGCAAGTCGCCGCTGGCGATTTTCTGCGTACTGCCCAACAGTGCCAGGATCGGTCGGCTGATACTGCGGGTGAAGGTGATGGCCACCAGGATCGTAATGATGATCGTAATCACACTTAAAGCGATGACGAAGACTTGACCACTCTTGAAGCTCGCGCTGGCGGTTTCGCCTGACTGGATGGCGCCTTTTGCGTTCAGATCTATCAACTCTGCGAGGGAGGCCTGCAAGGCAACTGCCTGAGGTTTGGTAGTGTCTTGAATGAACACCGCCATTTCCTGATAAGTCTGGGTTTTGCTCAACGTCATGAGCTCATCGACTTTGGATTGATACGCTGCCACGTCGGCCGCAACTTTGTTGAACAAATCCAGTTCCCGCGGGCTGGAAATGAGTGGTTTGTAGGCTTCGACTGTCTGGCTCAGAGTTGATCTCAGGAGCCCGATTTTTTTCAGCGAAGCTTCACCGTGTCGCTTGTCGTCCATCACAAAACGTCTGGCATCCAACCGATAAAGGAGCGCGGTAGTTTCAATCTTGCCGACGGCCTGAACACTGGGCAGCCAGTTGCCCTGCAACTCAGTGGCCGAGTCATGGACACCATTGAGTTCGTAAAGAACCGTACCGGCAAGCGTTATGATCAGCAGGCAGATAACGCCGAAGCTGGGCGGCCGCAAAAACTGAGTGCAACACCTCACCTCAGGTAAGGTGCCGCCATGTCTTATACCGAACTCAGTATTGAAGAACGCGCCACGATTCAGGTCGGGCAGTACCAGAATCTCAGTCAGCGCGAAATCGCCCGGATGCTGGGCCGTAGCCCCTCCACGATTAGCCGGGAGCTTCGTCGTAATCGATGTTCCAGCACGGGCTATGCCGCGCTTGCTGCACAAACTCACACCCGTGAGAGGCGCAAAGTCTGTCGCCCTTCCAGAAAGCTGGTGGTGGGCAACGATCGCTTCGAGTTGGTTATCCACTTGCTCCGAGAGCGCTTTTCTCCTGAGCAAATCGCGGGCAAGCTGCGGCTTATGAAAATGAACTTTGAAGAAGCCTACGTTTGCCGTGAAACCATCTACAACGCCATCTATGCGCTGCCTGTAGGGCAATTGCGCAAGGAGTTGATTCAGTGCCTTCGCCAAGGGAAAAGTACGCGAAGACCTCGCTCCGGCGGTGTTGACCGGCGTGGGCAGCTCCCCGAAATGGTCAGCATCCACGTGCGTCCACCGGAAATCGAAGACCGGCAGATGCCCGGCCACTGGGAAGGCGATTTGATCAAAGGCAAGGACAATGGGTCGGCCGTTGGCACCCTCGTCGAACGGACCAGCGGGTATTTGATCCTGGTAAAAATGCGCGATGCCACCGCCACTTCGGCGGTGGAGGGGTTTAGCGCGGCGCTGAACAGCATGCCGTTGGCGGTGCGTAAAAGCATGACCTATGACCAAGGCCGGGAAATGGCTAAACACGCTGAGATCACGCAAAAAACCGGTGTGGCAATTTACTTTTGTGACCCGCATAGCCCTTGGCAGCGCGGCAGTAATGAGAACATCAACGGCCTGATTCGCCAGTACCTGCCCAAGGGTACGGATCTGTCGAGACACACTCAGGAAGAGTTGGATGCCATTTCTTATCAAATGAATATTCGCCCTCGTAAGCGATTCGGTTTTAAATGCCCGATTGAAGTGATTACCGAGGTCATGGGTATGCATCATCCAGCCCCGTCTTCAATTCAATAACTGTGTTGCACTCAGCTCCTGCAACCGCCCTGATTAATGCCCTGGTGGTGAGCCTGATGGTTCTTATTATCATGGTTAAACTCCTTGGGCGGCAGGTGCAATATTCATGTTCGGTTGGCGACTGGGTATTAGCTTAGGCGGTGATATGTGAAAAATATGCTGGCAGACAACACTTCTATCGATGCCCGCACTTTCCTGTTAATACGACACAGCGGCAATAAATGAAGTCACGCTTTTCAGAGTCATCGACTGTCGGTGATGAAACTTTAGCCCGACTGTAAACTGAGTTGTTAAGCTTGCTAAGTATTAATTCATTGGGAAACTGTTATCAATGCGTTGTTAATTGAATGTCAATCAGTGTCATTAAGTTCCGGGTTCTTGAAAACCAGTGCTTTTAACCCGCCCTCAACGTGTGCGTCGGGAAATTCGGGCGGGTTTTCCAGGCGTTGTTCGAAGCGCAGCCCCGGCGCCTCGATGGCGGTGTGGTGAACAAGGAAATCAGACCCCAGGCTTGGATCGTTCATGCAGGCCAGCACTTGTCCGTTGGGCACCAGAAGTTCCGGCATGCGCCGCAGGACTTTTTGATAATCCTTGTCCAGCAGAAAGCTGCCGCGCTGGAAGGAGGGTGGATCAATGATGATCAAGTCATACGGCCCGGCCCGCTTGACCTTGCCCCAGGATTTGAACAACTCGTGGCCCAGAAAACTCACCCGGCTTAAATCATGCTCGTTGAGTCGATGATTTTCGCGTCCGCGACTCAAGGCTGCCTTGGCCATGTCCAGATTGACCACATGCTCGGCACCGCCGGCAATGGCCGCCACCGAGAAGCCACAGGTATAGGCAAACAGGTTCAGCACGCGCTTGCCTTGGGCCTGGGCGCGAACCCAGTCCCGGCCATAACGCATGTCCAGGAACAACCCGCAGTTTTGTTTCTTGCCCAGATCGACCTTGAAACGCAGGCCGTTTTCGCTGATCAGCCATTCCTCGACCTTTTCGCCCAACAGCCACTGAGTCGGACTTTCCGGCAGATAGCGGTGTTGCAGCAGCAGCGTATGTGCCTGGCTGCGCTGCCATTGCGCGCTGTGGGTCAGCTCTTCAAGCAGTACGGTCAGCGC
This genomic window from Pseudomonas sp. G.S.17 contains:
- a CDS encoding methyl-accepting chemotaxis protein, with protein sequence MCLLIITLAGTVLYELNGVHDSATELQGNWLPSVQAVGKIETTALLYRLDARRFVMDDKRHGEASLKKIGLLRSTLSQTVEAYKPLISSPRELDLFNKVAADVAAYQSKVDELMTLSKTQTYQEMAVFIQDTTKPQAVALQASLAELIDLNAKGAIQSGETASASFKSGQVFVIALSVITIIITILVAITFTRSISRPILALLGSTQKIASGDLRTPVAVNGADEITELQSATAAMLASLKGTIQHISDSSGQLASAAEEMSSITKESTAGIQRQTMETEQAAAAVNEMTAAVEEVARNAVSASHSTQESERSARTGQERVGQTIESLEKLSATVSQTGIEVEGLANQAQNIAKVLDVIRSIAEQTNLLALNAAIEAARAGEQGRGFAVVADEVRALAHRTQSSTQEIEQMIQGIQKDSTRAVQSMQQSSAEAGSTLLIAHEAGAAIKQITASISDINERNMLIATASEQQAQVARSVDVNLVSIRDLSVQSSSAASQTSIASNELSQLAVDLNRLVSRFSV
- a CDS encoding IS30 family transposase; the protein is MSYTELSIEERATIQVGQYQNLSQREIARMLGRSPSTISRELRRNRCSSTGYAALAAQTHTRERRKVCRPSRKLVVGNDRFELVIHLLRERFSPEQIAGKLRLMKMNFEEAYVCRETIYNAIYALPVGQLRKELIQCLRQGKSTRRPRSGGVDRRGQLPEMVSIHVRPPEIEDRQMPGHWEGDLIKGKDNGSAVGTLVERTSGYLILVKMRDATATSAVEGFSAALNSMPLAVRKSMTYDQGREMAKHAEITQKTGVAIYFCDPHSPWQRGSNENINGLIRQYLPKGTDLSRHTQEELDAISYQMNIRPRKRFGFKCPIEVITEVMGMHHPAPSSIQ
- a CDS encoding class I SAM-dependent methyltransferase codes for the protein MNSEALATLKQHLLHALDTAPDETRRLFHGRGRMWPGLEQLTADWLQGVLLVSLFREPEPTELQALTVLLEELTHSAQWQRSQAHTLLLQHRYLPESPTQWLLGEKVEEWLISENGLRFKVDLGKKQNCGLFLDMRYGRDWVRAQAQGKRVLNLFAYTCGFSVAAIAGGAEHVVNLDMAKAALSRGRENHRLNEHDLSRVSFLGHELFKSWGKVKRAGPYDLIIIDPPSFQRGSFLLDKDYQKVLRRMPELLVPNGQVLACMNDPSLGSDFLVHHTAIEAPGLRFEQRLENPPEFPDAHVEGGLKALVFKNPELNDTD